In the genome of Raphanus sativus cultivar WK10039 chromosome 9, ASM80110v3, whole genome shotgun sequence, the window CTATGGTTTTGGAAGCAGAAGCTATTATAGTTTGGGCAGGGAAATGGTTTCAATTATTTGTCTACTGTAGTTTCAAATCGACTTGACTGAAGTTGTGGCGGTATTAATGGATTCAGAGAAGTGCCCATTCCTTGGATACTGCATGAGATCcgacattttcaaaatttgttccCCAGGTGAAAGGATACTCACTCTCCTCGTGAAGTGAATTTATGTGATGAGATCTCTTTCTAAGTTCTGTGTTTCTTTAGTTACCTTTACCGCAAgatgttgttttaaaataatctttttgaaactaagattttgttttaaaatattactatatGCTTTGGTTCCAGATCTTAAAATGTATGAACCTTAATCCGGAAACTTAGTCATAGAATAAATAAATCGTAAGTCAATAATTGCACATCACAAAAACGTAGTTCGAACTCTAACAAAAACCTTTGAAAGAATATTTAGCACCATATTAAATACAAACTCAACCATGGTAATGGTATTATCAGAAGAAACACAAAGGATACCGTGAAACTACCATCGTATCACTCATTTTTGCAACTAGCTTTGAGAACTTGTTCTCCACTAATCGCGAGAACCTAATTAAAACGCTACTTAAAACCTTAAACACTTCATATTTAAAAACTTTGTAGACAAGAAAAACTTCTGTAGTCTAAAACTCCGATACCATGTGAAGTACGCAAGGGAACAACTTGATTGTATTTTAACATCTCAAAGAATACTTAAACATACCCCATTAGCCGATTTGGTTAGGCCCCACCTTATCtcgactatatatatatacacacaaaaatatatatatcaactaaGATTTCTGTTTATCTCGAAGTTATATCAACTAATATACCATTATCCAATCAAAACATACCTTATAAAACAACTATATGGGTTTAAGACCATTCAAACGTAACCATGCAATGTGACATGGGATGATGGGTAGCAGATTCCATGAATTCCCAAGTAATGCAATGCCTATACACAAatccataccaacaagtacaAACGTGCTTTTCAATGCATTGATACGGAAAGATGGTAGGAAAAAAAACTCCCTTTTACAGAAGGGAGAAGTTGCTACATTTACCGCAAACAATAATACAAAACCAAAGGACTTTGGAAGACTACCACTTAGACGCGAGACCGGCCTTTAACAGAGATACATACAAGAGCTGGTTCCATGTGTCCGGTACACCCGGCAAGCACCAATGACTACAATCTTGGTGGCTCACAGCCTCTCTCTTTTCCTTTTCCGTCTTGTACACCGTCCTATATATAGAAGGGTGCCCATCTTTTCTAAAATCAGTTAGCCGGCTTATGTTCATGTAAATCACCGGTGTTTTCATTGTATCACGGAGGATGTACTCGAGAGCTCTCATCTTCGAAGGGTACTTTTTTAAGTAATGCGTGTTATAGATCGGTTCTGTTTCGTTATGGCATTGTCCTCCTGAGTTCCATGGCCCTCCTCTAATAAAAAGAACATCGGTTCAATAAGGCCAAGAACAACGCTTTTgaagtaaataataaaaagtattttaccTGAAATGTGTTTCGGAATAGCCTCTAAACACAACATGGGTTTGGTTGCGGTCGATGTTCTTGTCGACCCATTTGGCCCATGTGGTGAGAGCTCGTTTATATGCTTCCAGAACCTTGAGCCTCGGGTACACTACGTTACCTTCTTGGTAATAGTTTTCTCTGCCAAAGAACATCAAATTCATTGTTAGGTCTGCGCTCATTAACCGTAAACCGAAGAACcataccaaaccaaaaaaagaaaccgaaccgaatttcATAGAACTCTTAACGGATCCTATATCTCTAGAACCAAAAAACACGAACCAACACCAAAATGCTCATCCCTAGTCACTGTTACAGAATCATACCCTAGCTTTGTTTTGTCATGAGTCCACCAATGACCAGTGTTGAATATCAGTATATCAGCATCTCGAtacatggatgtagtcttgtcCATCATATCCAACCTTAACGTCTCCAGTGTCGTCCCGTTCACGCCTCTGAAACTCGATTCCCTTACAAAGAAGGGAGAGCCAACGAAATCAACCGTGCAGTTATAGTCCTCGAATCTGAAAGCGTAGAAGCCTCtcttcttgaactctcttctccCTGAGATCTCATACACACGTTTCTTGTCCTTGAGGCTGTGTCTAAGAATGCAAACAAGAGACTCCCACATGTTTCTGTTGATGGAGTCTCCGACGAAAACAAGCTTCTTCCCTCTTAGCTTCTCAAGAAAGTCTGTCCCGTTCAACCTTTTTAAGATTTTCCAAACACAAATAGTAAAAATACTCCAAGAAaacaagaacaccaagaaccaTAATAAGGTAATACTAATAACTTACCTGGGAATGTCACAACCGTTTGGCTGCCATTTCCATTTAACATAACCATCGTCAGGTCGTTTATTAGCTTGACAGTTGAAATCTCTGTCTATATAAGGACACGAACCAGGTGGGTAATACGGCATCGTTTCATCATCAGCTCTCACCCAGTTTCCATCGTAGATATCACAATCCTCGTAAGAAACTCTGCTCCGATCTGCTTCTACGGTGGCATTTTTCTCTTTGCTTGCGTCGGCAGATAGTAAGCTCGAGCTATTATTGCCTACACTTATAGTAGTAGCATTTGCTTCGAGGGTATTTTGGTCATTTCGGCTTGAGACTTTATCATCTTCAGACAAACTCGGATCCTTCACTGTTAGGCCAGATCTTTGTCCAGATTCAAAGCTTGAGACTTCTTTACCTTCTCCAGACAAACTCGTATTCTTCGGACCAGTACCTCTTGCTTGTCCAGATTCGAAGCTTGGAGCTTTGACATCTGGAACTGGAACTACTTCAGGCTTCTTCTCTTCAACTTGATtgggaggagaagaagatgactCTGAAGAATTGAATTGAggagaaacagaagaagaagggtTGTTGTTGTTCAGATTGGAGTTTCTGAGACCTTGAAGCAGAGGAGAGACGAAGGGGACGTTGAAGGAGGAGTTAGTGAGGGAGAGAAGTGTGACGAGAACGAGTGAAGCAGCGATTCCTAGTGTGAATCTGGACAGGATGTTTCTTCTTCTCGCAGACAAGAACTGGTCGGGGAACAAGAGCTTCTTCGACGGATCCATCTTCTTGGTTCAATCAAAAATGCAGTTGGAATGAACAGAGCATTTGGAGACttggagaagaaactgaaaattaatcaaaatggTAACTACTTCTGGCTTGTGTAAAAGAGAGGGAGAGACAACTCTGTTGTTAGGTTTTGATTTTAAGGTGAGAACTTGAGTTTGTGGGAAATAGCGGTTTCTCTCTCGAGGGTGATGATTTCGTTTTTAACCATTGACTAGGTGATcacccgcaccctgtgcggagCGAACGGaccaaaagaaattataaattttaattatagatattaaaaacataaaaatgacatatGGTATAATTAGCATAAGTAATGTTGATATACAGATTAATGTAAGAAAAACCAATTTGGAATTAGAagtttattgaatttttcaatcaacaaaaaatttattgaaGTATCCggataatgataattttattatggTTGACAAACGTAATTGTCTTATTATCGAAGTTAAATcgttatatttcattaaaatcatatTGATTTTGAAGTACATAAAAGTTGTaagaagaatataaataaattgaagtaaatttaGTGGGTTTATTAGAACTCAAAATTGTAAAAGAGACCCTTATCGAACCTTAATATCCATTATGACTCAAAATACGTATgagtttcttttgatttatcttttatttataaagagtttttttactaaaaatcttGATGAGACATGAGATCATGGGCTACGGTTCGGATGTTGGATTCGATCTCTTTTCTCATCAGctgatatatttagatattgcCACAAAGTAATGTTGTAAATCCCTAATTGTTCTTTGATTTCTAGACAgttatataaagtattatatgtatagAGCGAAAATTAAGGAAGTCCACATTGAAAATgatgtttttcttaaatttaatcggaaataattatatgaatttccAAATTTAATGTCTGTaaccatttatgataatttattaaaaaaatttatttcacAAAACTAAGAGATTGGAAGAAATTTAATACGAAATTCttttttgaaatgtattttataatatttcaagactgctcaaaaaaatttatatacaaaattttgattttacaatataaaacagtttatattatctcaaaataaatgtcatgtatcccataaaatacaaaaaaatattaataaaaataaaagtcacatacCAAAGTTTTATAATCATAGTTTCCAGTCCCTAAAGAATGTTATGAAtcataaagaaattaaatattataaacatatgaatcgtatatatatagtcaaaactctatcagttgtgactaatatataaactatcctattaatttcgtttaggattataattttatatttcaagataataatagaaagtattataaaCAGATGGCGAAAACTAAGGAATTACACATTAAAAATGGTTTGTTCTTTAAATTTAGtcgaaaagaattatataaatttacaaacTAAATGTCTatcaccatttatgataattttgtaatcaacagtattattgcaaaatttaagggaatgcaaaaaaattaatatggaattcctttttgaatgtaagctcataatgttttatatacgactttgattttacaatataaagcaGTTTGTATTGTCCAAtcccaaaataaatatcatgtatctcataaactaaaaaatattattcaaaataaatgtcgtgtactaaatatttatagaagaacataattatgattcttgtatattttctaatctcttaaaaaaatgtcatgtatcatttattaatcgtaaagaagttaaatattataataatatgaattgtatatatagtcaaaactctatcagttgtgactaatatatattagactatcctattaattttgtatatgatTATAATCAGAGATTTTCAGATAATcatagaaagtattatatgtatatagcaTAAATTAAGGAAGTCCACATTAAAGATTGATATTTGGCTTAAATTTAAtcgaaaagaattatataaatttccattttcaatatatatgtcatcatttatgataattttgtaatcaaaaagtatttttgcaaaaaaatagGGATtgcaataaatttaatatagaattcctttttgaatgtattttataattttcaagattgctcataaatttttatatacgacattttgatattataatataaaacaatttatattgtctatctcaaaataaatgtcatgtatcccataaaatacaaaaaaatattcatcaaaataaatgtcatgtactaaagttttatagaaaaagtatgaattatttatattttccagtccctgaaaaatatcatttataatttagagtcgtaaagaaatataatattataaaaatataaatcatatatatagtcaaaacccTATTAAttgtgactatatatatcatttactaTCATATTAGTTtcgtataacattataaaaacccTACCGGATTTGATATTATCGTCCATATCAATGCACataaccaattaatatcaattaatatgactaaaacatTATGTTAAGCTACTATTAATTCACAAtggcaaaaaaattaataagtcTAGTAAGAAGAGGATTTTTACACAAAGAGGTTGAGAAGGAATATGGTgttgccacataggaaatgacATTCTTGTTAATAACACATGAACATAAGGCTAGTCTCTAAAAgtgcttctattttaatatataagggattaaAATAGAGAATCCAATTATTGCTgccataaaaaaacaaaacgtagacattataataataaattatgaaaagtagaacttaaaaaaaaagtttcgcAGAAAATCAATCAATAACAACAACTGATGTGAAAAGTATCTTCAAAACTCTCCGTTTGCAATCCTATAAAGAACATAACAAAGAATATAAACTTATCAAATTACAAAGAATTATAAATGGGAAgtaattaagtgaaatatattaCCTCTTTCTGAAAGCATCAATTTCTAGAACATCATTAGGCTCAAATGTTAGTCAAATTCTTGAATCGACCTTATCATGataaaaatttttttaaaaaatatacagatAATATTATCTCAAccggttttaaaaaatataataaattacctTTTCCCCAATTAATTTGCCGAAactgtaaaacaaaaagtacGTTAACATTTGTTGAattccataaattttagaaaacatgaGTAAGTGTTCCATAAGCAACACACTTAATGACGACATTACtgtaagttttgaaaaaaatgaattaaaatcaGTAATCAAtcgcatattttttttttaattttgaaaatttattaggTTACTATCATGTATCACAATCAATccttatattttcatctaaaattGGTAAGAATATAATAGACTACCATAATTGAAATACCGAATATAATTGATTGATAAAAATTACTTTACTGTGAAAGCTTGTCATAATGTTGCTGTTGTTAT includes:
- the LOC108826766 gene encoding protein trichome birefringence-like 2; this translates as MDPSKKLLFPDQFLSARRRNILSRFTLGIAASLVLVTLLSLTNSSFNVPFVSPLLQGLRNSNLNNNNPSSSVSPQFNSSESSSSPPNQVEEKKPEVVPVPDVKAPSFESGQARGTGPKNTSLSGEGKEVSSFESGQRSGLTVKDPSLSEDDKVSSRNDQNTLEANATTISVGNNSSSLLSADASKEKNATVEADRSRVSYEDCDIYDGNWVRADDETMPYYPPGSCPYIDRDFNCQANKRPDDGYVKWKWQPNGCDIPRLNGTDFLEKLRGKKLVFVGDSINRNMWESLVCILRHSLKDKKRVYEISGRREFKKRGFYAFRFEDYNCTVDFVGSPFFVRESSFRGVNGTTLETLRLDMMDKTTSMYRDADILIFNTGHWWTHDKTKLGENYYQEGNVVYPRLKVLEAYKRALTTWAKWVDKNIDRNQTHVVFRGYSETHFRGGPWNSGGQCHNETEPIYNTHYLKKYPSKMRALEYILRDTMKTPVIYMNISRLTDFRKDGHPSIYRTVYKTEKEKREAVSHQDCSHWCLPGVPDTWNQLLYVSLLKAGLASKW